The genomic segment gttaaataaaatgaatacaaatataaacagtaccgggacctatttcagtccaagtcaagcactgtttTAGATCATTGAACAAGAAGAAATATCATATATTTTTTGAGGATAAAGAAAGTGCCATAAATGTCAAGACTAACTTTTTGTTGTCTGTTTCTCATTGTTACTATAGGACGGCTAGAATTAAGTCTGGggccggtaacatcaacagtgacgacaaacccagcctgcctctctccttccacactgagtccaaaccttcagtcactgggtcctgattgtgacagaggagcccagtttgcactgcaggatccagagatggcatcagtgaagctggaagactgcagtcaaacactggaactgAATGTCatcattaaagatgaagaagaggaggagaagattgggaaatctgtttctcatggtaagagGAGGTTCTGTTATTTattccaacttcccactgtgtatgaaaagttgcagtagaactgtttcaatgagaaggcagatgttatttcatgctactgagacttgcatggtttgacaccagtattgccagcatttgttttattcactgggctgtctggagtgatcagagtgtagactaaagaagtgaagtagacaaactgccagtgttttaaagttctatgaaatgagtctgtgtagttactaactcttgtgatagtgagtggaggatgatatgaaattcatctgtgtagttactaacccttgtgatagtaaGTGGAGGATGACACTCCCCTTTTTAGCTTTCATCTCTTACCcacttttagaatagttttattcccctgtattgtacagcctactgatatgaatacgtatgtcacccggtacagacagaagaggactggtcacccctttgggcctggttcctctctacatTTCTTCTAGGTTCCTtctttctagggaatttttcctagccgCTGTgctttacacctgcattgcttgttctttagggattttaggctgggtttctgtaaagcactttgtgacaactgctgatgtaaaaagggcttcataataTAAATTTGATTGACAtggacagtaccagtcaaaagtttggacacacctactcaatccagggtttttcttaatttttactattttctacattgtagaataatagtgaaaacaaacTTTTAAATAACACATGttgaattatgtagtaaccaaaaaagtgttaaacaaataaaaatatatttgagattcttcaaagtagccaccttttgtcttgataacaactttgcacactcttggcattctctcaatcatcTTCATGAAGAAGTCACCTGGAATAGATTTCAattattaacaggtgtgccttattaaaagttcatttgtggaagtgccttattaatgcgtttgagccaatcagttgtgttgtgacactgtaggggtggtatagaaatgacagtccatcttctttaagacatgaaggccagtcaatGTGGAATATGTCtagaactttgaaagtgtcttcaagtgcagtctcaaaaaccatcaagcactatgatgaaactgggctctcatgaggaccgccacaggaaaggaagacccagagatacctctgcgACAGagttcattagatttaccagcctcagaatttgCATCCcatataaatgcttcacagagttcaagtaacagacacatctcaacatcaactgttcagaggagactgcgtgaatcaggccttcatggttgaattgatgCAGAGAAACCAAtactaatggacaccaataagaagagacttgcttgggccaagaaacatgagcaatggacatgagaccagtggaaatctgtaatttggtgtgatgagtccaaatatgagatttttggttccaaccgctgtgtctttgtgagacgcagagtagtaggtgaacggatcatctctgcgtgtgtggttcctactgtgaagcatggaggaggcggtgtgggggtgctttgctggtgacgacagtgtctgtgattgatttagaatgtcacacttaaccagcatggctaccacagcattctgaggcgatataccatcccatctggtatgggcttagtgggactatcatttgttttttctacaggacaatgatccaaaacacccctccaggatgtgtaagggctatttgaccaagaatgcgagtgatggagcgctgcatcggatgacctggcctccacaatccccagacctcaacccaattgagatgagttggaccgcagagtgaaggaaaagcagctaacatgtgctcagcatatgtgggaagtccttcaaacTGTTGgtaaaacattccaggtgaagctggttgagagaatgccaagagtgcaaatctgtcatcaaggcaaagggtggctactttgaagaatctaaaatataacagtttttggggttactacatgattccatagttttgatgtcttcactgttattctacaatgtagaaaatagtcaaaataaagaaaaaccctggaatgggtaggtgtgtccaaactttggactggtactgtatatgacaccAACTGATTATTCTTCTGATGATGTTCACACAGGAAACCATGGAGAGACATTATCTACATTcagagagcaacagcaggaagatcacagagctaagaggtctcaccactgcccacattgtgGGGAGATTTTCTCATTTCTATCAAAGCTGAAaatacacctaaaaatacacTTAGGAGAGAATCTGTATTCCTGTACTGACTGTGGCAAGGATTTCACAACATTAAAGGTTCTGATAGTTCATCAGAGAGTGCATGAACGGATACATACAGGATTgaagccttacttctgctctgactgtggaaagagtttctcacGACTGGACACCTTAAAAAGACATGAacatatacatacaggagagaagccttactcctgctccgACTGTGGGGCAAGTTTCTCTCGACTGGGCCACCTAAAAACACATGAaggtatacatacaggagagaagccttactcctgctctgactgtggaaagagtttctctcggCTGGGCCACCtaaaaacacatgaacgtatacatacaggagagaagccttactcctgctctgactgtgggaagagtttctctcTACTGAGCAACTTAAAAGCACATGAACGTATGCATACAGGAGTGAAGCcctactcctgctctgactgtggaaagagtttc from the Oncorhynchus kisutch isolate 150728-3 unplaced genomic scaffold, Okis_V2 scaffold1521, whole genome shotgun sequence genome contains:
- the LOC116366522 gene encoding zinc finger protein OZF-like, translated to MASVKLEDCSQTMELNVNIKDEEEEEKIVKSLSHGRLELSLGPVTSTVTTNPACLSPSTLSPNLQSLGPDCDRGAQFALQDPEMASVKLEDCSQTLELNVIIKDEEEEEKIGKSVSHGNHGETLSTFREQQQEDHRAKRSHHCPHCGEIFSFLSKLKIHLKIHLGENLYSCTDCGKDFTTLKVLIVHQRVHERIHTGLKPYFCSDCGKSFSRLDTLKRHEHIHTGEKPYSCSDCGASFSRLGHLKTHEGIHTGEKPYSCSDCGKSFSRLGHLKTHERIHTGEKPYSCSDCGKSFSLLSNLKAHERMHTGVKPYSCSDCGKSFSRLGHLKTHERIHTGEKPYFCSDCLKCFTTSNDLKVHQRTHTGEKPYSCSDCVKCFTTYSGLESHQRTHTGEKPYACSNCVKCFTSSTNLKIHQRTHTGEKPYSCSDCGKNFSRLGNLKRHELIHTEEKSY